The Flavobacterium sp. 123 genome contains a region encoding:
- a CDS encoding ribonuclease Z: MKVDQKGHTITIKDTQGDFNSFFAKVNQQFKSYEKHNVIIDLLHCTALTVDEIKLFLPLSKQQKKAKKSFIVVASDFDYNAVPAKLAVVPSLLEAHDIIEMEEIERDLGF, from the coding sequence ATGAAAGTAGATCAAAAAGGGCACACGATAACAATTAAAGACACACAAGGTGACTTTAATTCTTTTTTTGCAAAAGTAAACCAGCAGTTTAAATCATACGAGAAACACAATGTTATTATAGATTTATTGCATTGTACTGCGTTGACTGTTGATGAAATAAAATTGTTTTTGCCGCTATCCAAGCAACAAAAAAAAGCAAAAAAATCTTTTATTGTAGTTGCCTCTGATTTTGATTATAATGCAGTTCCTGCAAAACTTGCAGTTGTTCCTTCTTTACTAGAGGCACACGATATCATTGAAATGGAAGAAATAGAAAGAGATTTAGGGTTTTAG
- a CDS encoding aspartate carbamoyltransferase catalytic subunit, with amino-acid sequence MSELSVNHLLGIKYINKKDIDLIFETADHFKEVINRPIKKVPSLRDITIANIFFENSTRTKLSFELAQKRLSADVISFSAAQSSVKKGETLIDTVNNILSMKVDMVVMRHANPGAAYFLSKNVKASIVNAGDGAHEHPTQALLDSYSIREKLGDVAGKKVVIVGDILHSRVALSNIYALQMQGAEVKVCGPKTLIPKYIESLGVTVEPNLRKALEWCDVANMLRVQNERMDVNFFPSTREYAQQYGVDKQLLDSLDKEIVIMHPGPINRGVEITSDVADSQQSVILNQVENGVAIRMAVIYLLASKIQ; translated from the coding sequence ATGAGCGAACTTAGCGTAAATCATTTATTAGGAATAAAATATATCAACAAGAAAGATATTGACCTTATTTTTGAAACAGCCGATCATTTTAAAGAAGTTATTAATAGACCCATCAAAAAAGTACCTTCATTACGAGATATTACGATTGCCAATATATTTTTTGAAAACAGTACCAGAACTAAACTTTCTTTTGAGTTAGCCCAAAAGAGATTATCCGCAGATGTGATAAGCTTTTCGGCTGCACAATCATCCGTTAAAAAAGGAGAAACGCTTATCGATACGGTAAATAATATTCTTTCGATGAAAGTTGACATGGTTGTTATGCGTCATGCAAATCCAGGAGCTGCTTATTTTTTATCAAAAAATGTAAAAGCCAGTATTGTAAATGCAGGAGATGGAGCTCATGAACATCCTACACAAGCGCTATTAGATAGTTATTCGATCAGAGAGAAATTAGGAGATGTAGCTGGAAAAAAAGTGGTAATTGTAGGTGATATTCTGCATTCAAGAGTCGCATTATCTAATATATATGCGCTGCAAATGCAAGGCGCAGAGGTAAAAGTTTGTGGGCCAAAAACCTTAATTCCCAAATATATTGAATCTCTAGGAGTTACTGTAGAACCAAATTTGCGAAAAGCACTAGAATGGTGTGATGTAGCAAATATGTTGCGTGTGCAAAATGAAAGAATGGATGTGAACTTTTTCCCTTCTACAAGAGAATATGCTCAGCAATACGGAGTTGACAAACAGCTTTTAGATTCTCTTGATAAAGAAATCGTGATAATGCATCCCGGACCTATCAATCGTGGGGTTGAAATTACTAGCGATGTGGCAGATTCTCAGCAATCTGTAATTCTGAATCAAGTAGAAAATGGAGTTGCAATACGAATGGCTGTAATTTATCTTTTAGCTTCAAAAATTCAATAA
- the pyrR gene encoding bifunctional pyr operon transcriptional regulator/uracil phosphoribosyltransferase PyrR, which produces MSQKVLLTAKEVTIILHRLACQLIEKHLDFSDTILVGIQPRGVYLAERLKKILETEYNTPKITLGYLDITFFRDDFRRTNKPLEANKTNLDFIVENKKVIFIDDVLFTGRSIRSALTAIQSFGRPSSIELLTLIDRRFSRDLPIQPDYRGRQVDAINGEKVKVCWEEQDGEDGVFLINNNQ; this is translated from the coding sequence ATGAGTCAAAAAGTATTACTTACTGCAAAAGAAGTTACTATCATACTACATCGTTTGGCCTGCCAGTTGATTGAAAAGCACTTAGATTTTTCAGATACTATATTGGTTGGAATTCAGCCAAGAGGTGTTTATTTAGCAGAACGTTTAAAGAAAATTTTAGAAACAGAATATAATACGCCCAAAATTACTTTGGGATATTTAGATATTACCTTTTTCAGAGATGATTTTCGTAGAACCAATAAACCATTAGAAGCCAATAAAACAAATCTTGATTTCATTGTTGAAAATAAAAAAGTAATTTTCATAGATGATGTTTTGTTTACCGGAAGAAGTATTCGTTCCGCTTTGACTGCCATACAATCTTTTGGAAGACCATCTAGTATTGAACTATTGACTTTAATTGACAGACGTTTTAGTAGAGATTTACCTATTCAGCCCGATTATAGAGGTCGTCAGGTCGATGCTATAAATGGTGAAAAAGTTAAGGTTTGCTGGGAAGAACAAGATGGTGAGGATGGTGTTTTTTTAATTAATAATAATCAATAA
- a CDS encoding ABC-F family ATP-binding cassette domain-containing protein: MLTVNNLSVQFGKRILFDEVNTTFTHGNIYGVIGANGAGKSTFLKIISGDMDPTSGHIHLEPGKRMSVLNQNHNMFDEHTVLETVIMGNKNLYAIKKEMDELYLDYNDKNADRIGELQVQFEEMNGWNADSDAASMLSNLGISEDNHYTLMADLEGKIKVRVLLAQALFGNPDLLIMDEPTNDLDFETIAWLENFLANYENTVIVVSHDRHFLDSVCTHISDIDFGKINHYSGNYTFWYESSQLAAKQRAQQNKKAEEKKQELEEFIRRFSANVAKSKQATSRKKMISKLNISEIKPSSRRYPAIIFDQDREAGDQILNVQDLSASIDGEVLFKGVDLNMAKGDKIVLFSKDSRATTAFYEILNGNQKADLGTFDWGITTNQAYLPVENHSFFENDLSLVDWLRQWAKTEEERDEVFVRGFLGKMIFSGEEALKTSRVLSGGEKVRCMLSRMMMERANILMLDEPTNHLDLESITAFNNSLKNFKGSVIFTTHDHEFAQTVGNRVVELTPNGAIDRYMTFDEYLDDEKVQELRVKMYS, from the coding sequence ATGTTAACAGTTAATAATTTATCAGTTCAGTTTGGCAAACGAATTTTGTTTGACGAAGTAAATACAACCTTTACACACGGTAATATTTATGGAGTAATTGGAGCTAACGGTGCTGGAAAATCTACTTTTTTAAAAATAATTTCAGGGGATATGGATCCTACTTCAGGACATATTCATTTGGAACCAGGAAAACGTATGTCGGTTTTAAATCAAAACCACAATATGTTTGATGAGCATACCGTATTGGAAACCGTAATAATGGGAAACAAAAATTTGTATGCAATCAAAAAAGAAATGGATGAACTCTATTTAGACTATAATGATAAAAATGCAGATCGAATAGGGGAATTACAAGTTCAGTTTGAAGAAATGAACGGTTGGAATGCAGATTCTGATGCCGCTTCAATGCTTTCAAATCTTGGTATTTCAGAGGATAATCATTACACATTGATGGCGGATCTTGAGGGTAAAATAAAAGTACGTGTGCTTTTGGCGCAAGCCCTTTTTGGCAATCCTGATTTGCTGATTATGGATGAGCCTACAAATGATTTGGATTTTGAAACGATTGCTTGGTTAGAGAATTTCTTAGCTAATTATGAGAACACTGTAATTGTAGTTTCTCACGACAGACACTTTTTAGATTCTGTTTGTACACATATTTCAGATATTGATTTTGGAAAAATAAACCATTATTCTGGAAACTATACTTTTTGGTATGAATCAAGCCAATTAGCAGCTAAACAACGCGCACAACAAAACAAAAAAGCAGAAGAAAAGAAACAAGAATTAGAAGAATTTATTCGTCGTTTTTCTGCGAATGTGGCTAAATCAAAGCAAGCTACTTCTCGTAAAAAAATGATTTCTAAATTGAATATATCAGAAATTAAACCATCAAGCCGTCGTTATCCTGCTATTATTTTTGATCAGGATCGTGAAGCTGGAGATCAAATATTGAACGTTCAGGATTTAAGTGCTTCAATAGACGGTGAAGTTTTATTTAAAGGAGTTGATTTGAATATGGCAAAAGGAGATAAGATTGTTCTTTTCTCTAAAGATTCTCGTGCAACAACCGCTTTTTATGAAATTTTGAATGGAAATCAAAAAGCAGATTTAGGTACTTTTGATTGGGGTATTACAACTAATCAAGCGTATTTGCCAGTTGAGAATCATTCGTTTTTTGAAAATGATTTATCATTGGTAGATTGGTTGCGTCAATGGGCAAAAACAGAAGAGGAACGTGATGAGGTTTTTGTTAGAGGATTTCTTGGAAAAATGATTTTCTCTGGAGAAGAAGCTTTAAAAACGAGCCGTGTTTTATCTGGAGGTGAAAAAGTACGTTGTATGTTATCCAGAATGATGATGGAGCGTGCTAACATATTAATGCTTGATGAACCAACGAATCACCTTGACTTAGAGTCAATTACTGCTTTTAATAACTCCTTGAAAAACTTTAAAGGATCAGTTATTTTTACCACTCATGATCATGAGTTCGCTCAGACTGTAGGTAATCGTGTGGTGGAATTGACACCGAACGGAGCGATTGATCGTTACATGACATTTGATGAATATTTAGATGACGAGAAAGTACAAGAATTAAGAGTTAAAATGTATTCATAA